In a genomic window of Quercus lobata isolate SW786 chromosome 4, ValleyOak3.0 Primary Assembly, whole genome shotgun sequence:
- the LOC115986149 gene encoding uncharacterized protein LOC115986149, translated as MQLRLQQVQQAQQDESRSKGNLEGEGDSHRRGTPQRPTTPDEQNSDLLQEMRKEMNELRSAIKEKTDRSVDKMVRATDSPFTVTVLECPVPSKFRLPQLEPFDGLKDPQDHLNTFKTTLGLQQPPDEILCRSFPTTLKGAAREWFTKLQTSSIDNFDQLSSAFLHHFIGGQHPKRLVDYLLTITQGEKETLRSYVKRFTRETLEVDEADDKVQLTTFKAGLRSRDLMASLAKNPPKTMAEMLLKAQKYMNAKDALAAIKDAEKPGDKAKREDDRRGQKRDRLDRRNNDGNRRKDDKSPRTVRFTPLAMPVDKIFTQIKDEHYLKWPRPLHSSPNVRNKNKYCRFHKDHGHNTEDCRDLKEQIEELIRKGEICEEGRI; from the coding sequence ATGCAGCTACGACTCCAGCAGGTCCAACAGGCTCAACAGGACGAAAGCCGGTCCAAGGGTAACCTGGAGGGAGAAGGGGATAGCCACAGGAGGGGTACTCCTCAAAGGCCAACCACTCCGGACGAACAGAACTCAGATCTTCTTcaagaaatgaggaaagagatgaaCGAACTAAGGAGCGCTATCAAAGAGAAGACGGATCGGAGCGTAGACAAAATGGTAAGGGCTACGGATTCGCCTTTCACCGTAACGGTACTTGAATGCCCTGTACCGTCAAAGTTTCGCTTACCTCAACTAGAGCCGTTCGACGGACTCAAGGACCCTCAAGATCATCTTAATACCTTCAAGACGACTCTGGGTCTTCAACAACCACCTGACGAGATACTGTGTCGTTCCTTCCCaaccactctcaaaggagctgcaagagaATGGTTCACGAAGTTACAGACCTCGTCCATAGACAACTTTGACCAATTAAGTAGTGCCTTCTTGCATCATTTCATAGGGGGGCAACATCCAAAAAGGCTGGTAGACTACTTACTCACCATAACGCAGGGAGAGAAGGAAACTCTGAGGTCATATGTCAAACGATTCACTCGGGAGACTCTGGAGGTGGACGAAGCCGATGACAAAGtgcagctgacgaccttcaaagcagggCTGAGGTCCAGAGATCTTATGGCCTCCCTCGCAAAGAATCCACCAAAGACGATGGCGGAAATGCTCCTGAAGGCACAGAAGTATATGAATGCTAAAGATGCTTTAGCTGCCATAAAGGATGCCGAAAAGCCAGGCGACAAGGCCAAGAGGGAAGACGATCGCAGGGGGCAGAAGAGAGATCGACTAGATCGTCGGAACAACGACGGGAACAGGAGGAAAGATGACAAAAGTCCTCGGACGGTAAGATTTACCCCTTTGGCCATGCCTGTTGACAAGATTTTCACAcagatcaaggacgagcattatctcaaatggcccagACCATTGCACTCATCCCCTAATGTCCGCAACAAGAACAAGTACTGCCGGTTCCACAAAGATCACGGCCATAACACGGAAGACTGCAGGGACCTAAAGGAGCAAATAGAGGAGTTGATACGGAAAGgagaaatatgtgaagaagggAGAATATAG